GTTCTCCTTGCACAACATGTCTGAAACCTTTCAGTTTTTTTTGATCTGAAAAGAATTGTAAACGTTCTTCAATGTTTTCATTTCTCAAATCGATCCAGCCTACAACTGCTTTTATGAAATCATTTTTAGAAGCCAAATCCAATAAAAATTCAGTTTCTTCTTCTGATTGGCTTGCCTGAACTGCTACACAACCTTCAAATTGATTGACGTTTAATAGCGGCTGTAAATCTTCCGGAAGAAAATTTCTTTGGATATTTTGCATCGTTTCATCAATCCAGCTGTCTCTAACTGGGTCAAATATCCAAAAATGCTGATGGGAATCTATTCTTTTACTCATAACTTTTTAATTAACATCGCTGATTAAAGCGCGGTCTAAATGTACGTAACCTCCATCCACAAAAACAAATTGTCCCGTAGTATGCGATGATTTTTCAGAAATAATGAAAAGGGCCGTATCTGCAATTTCTTCTGTTTTGGTCATTCGGCTTTCTAATGGAATCGTTTTACTAATTTTTTTCAAAACTGCCTCTCCATCTGGCAAAGTTTTAATCCAATCTTCGTAAGCAGGTGTATAACTTTCAGCAATAATAATCGCATTTGAACGAATTCCGTACTGAATCAAATCTACTGCCCATTCTCTAGTTAAGCCCAAAACTCCACCTTTCGCAGCAGCGTAACCAGAAGTGCCGCCCTGACCTGTTAAAGCCACTTTTGAACAAATATTTAAAATATTTCCTTTTGATTCTTTTAAAAATGGAAGCGAATATTTAGCCAATAAAAAATAACTTACCACATTCAATTTCAAAGAATTCATAAAATCCTCGTAGCTTGAATCTAATCCTGCACCGTCATTCACGCCAACATTATTAATTATAGCATCAATTCTTCCATATTTTGCTCCGATTACTTTTACAGCATTTTCTATTGCAACAGGGTCGGTTACGTCAGTCTGTACAAATAAAGAATTAACTCCTCTTTTCTGAAGTCTTTCCACGTATTCGAAACCTCTTGCATTTCTGTCAACTAAAACCGGAATTGCGCCTTCATCTGCCAATCTATTAATGATTGTTTCTCCAATACTGCCTTCTTTTCCAGCCGAACCAGAAACGACAACTATTTTGTTTTTTAAGTTTAAATCCATTTTTGTGGTTATTTAAGATTCATTTTTAAACACATAAAAACATAGTTTTGGAACCGCATAAAGGCGTTTCACTTGCATTAATTCACATAGTTCTATGTTTTAGAAACTAGTTTCTTTCTATTCTCTTTCAAGAAACAAAAAAATCTATGTTTCTATGTGTTTTAAAAAAATTATTCTATTTCAATCAACGCCTTAATTACATTATTTTTAGGGTCAATCAAATTCCCAAAATCAGTAATCATTTCATCAAAACTAGTTCTGTGCGTAATGTATTTCTTCGGATCGATTTTTCCTTCTTTCAAACATTTCATCACATATTCGAAATCTTCGATTGTTGCATTTCGGCTGCTCATTAAAGTCGATTCTCTTTTGTGAAAATCGGGATGACTAAAACTTAATTCTCCTTTTTGAAGTCCGACCAAAACAAATCTTCCGCCATGCGAAATATAATTAAAAGCGCTATTCATTACTTTCTGATTTCCAGTAGCATCAATAACCACATTCGCCATATCACCGTTTGTCAATTCAGCTAATTTTTGAGCAACAT
This portion of the Flavobacterium panacagri genome encodes:
- a CDS encoding SDR family oxidoreductase, with translation MDLNLKNKIVVVSGSAGKEGSIGETIINRLADEGAIPVLVDRNARGFEYVERLQKRGVNSLFVQTDVTDPVAIENAVKVIGAKYGRIDAIINNVGVNDGAGLDSSYEDFMNSLKLNVVSYFLLAKYSLPFLKESKGNILNICSKVALTGQGGTSGYAAAKGGVLGLTREWAVDLIQYGIRSNAIIIAESYTPAYEDWIKTLPDGEAVLKKISKTIPLESRMTKTEEIADTALFIISEKSSHTTGQFVFVDGGYVHLDRALISDVN